The DNA window CCGCCGATTTTCTCGACGGTGTGCTGTGCCGTAGTCATAAATTTGCCTCTGCTATCTACAGAATAGGAGTAAATCAGTGCAAGCGCCTTAAGACGCCTTGCTGATTTCCTTCTGCATGATTTCATCGACACTTTCGCCCAGCAGCTGGGCACCACGGCGCAGATCGTCCTCACTGGTGGTCAACGGCATCAGGCATTTGATCACTTCGTCGTTCGGGCCACTGGTTTCGATGATCAGGCCTTTCTCGAACGCCAACTGGGTGATCGGACCGGTGACATCGGCATTTGCCGCTTCGATACCGCGCATCAGACCGCGGCCTTTCACCTTGAACTCGCCTGGGTACCGGTCACAAATCGCCTGCAGTTCCTCGCCCAAGAGTTTGGACTTGGCTTTCACCGAGTCGGCAAAGGCGTCGTCTTTCCAGTATGTATCGATGGCAGCACGGGCGGTGACGAAGGCCATGTTGTTGCCACGGAACGTGCCGTTGTGCTCACCGGATTCCCAAATATCCAGCTCTGGCTTGAACAGCACTAAGGCCATTGGCAGGCCATAGCCGCTCAGGGACTTGGACACGGTAACGATGTCCGGCTTGATGCCTGCAAATTCAAAACTGAAGAACTCACCAGTACGGCCGTTGCCTGCTTGGATATCGTCCAGAATCAGCAGGATGTCGTGCTTCTCGCACAGCTCTGACAAACCTTTCAACCATTCAGCACGAGCAGCGTTCAAACCACCTTCGCCCTGAACCGCTTCCACGATTACGGCAGCCGGAGTTTCGATACCGGAGGAGCTGTCTGACAGCACCTTGTCCATGATTGCCAGGGAGTCCACATCTTCACCCAGGTAACCGTCATAGAACATGAAGTCGACATTGCCCAGCGGCATGCCTACACCACCACGGTGGTGCTTGTTACCGGTAGCCGCTACAGCGCCGGTCGTTACACCGTGGAAACCATTGGTGAAAGAAATGATGTTGGTACGACCTTTCACCTTGCGCGCCAACTTCATCGCGGCTTCGACACAGTTGGTACCGGTCGGGCCTGTAAACTGCATTTTGTAGTTCAAGCCACGGGGCTGAAGGATATTCTTCTTGTAGGACTCCATGAAGTCCTGCTTGGCGGTGGTGAACAGGTCCAGTCCTTGGCTCACACCGTCAGCTTCGATGTACTCGAGCAGAGCTTTTTTCAGGATGTCGTTGTTGTGGCCATAGTTCAATGAACCAGCACCGGCCAGAAAATCCAGGTACTGCTTGCCATCTTCGGTGTACAAATGAGCGTTCTTGGCGCGGTTAAAAACCACCGGAAAGGCGCGGGAATAAACACGTACTTCGGATTCTGTAGACTTAAAAATTTCCATTGTCTTGCCTCTTAGCATAGTAGGTTCGAGGTTGTGCGCGGCGGTTTGCTGGTAAAACGTATCGGTCGCAACAAACCTACCGGGCGTTTATTTCAGCCACATAACAGGCCCACCTCGGGCGGCCCGGGCTGTATAAAATCGCGGTCAATAATTCACTCGCTGTGAATCAGAGCTCTCAGACAGACTTTGTAAAAGGGCCGATGCGCAGCAAGAATTCGGAATCGTGCTTGCCACCAAAATGGGTACCTTTCTCAAAGTGCTCGTGGTAGGTGAGCTCGGCACCCAGGTCACGTGCGAACGAGCGGAACAAAGCCCAAGAAGCGTCGTTGTCTTCCGTAATCGTGGTTTCCATGTGGGTAACGCCCTTACAAGCGTCACGACCCACGATTTCTTTCAGCATCCGCTTGGCCAAGCCCTGTCCACGACCTTTCTCATGCACGGCCACCTGCCAGACAAACACTGTTTCGGGCTGTTGGGGAGGGATGTATCCGGAGATAAAGCCGACCAAATCGCCGTCTTTCTCCGCAGCCACGCCAGTTTCGGCAAAGTGGCTACACTGCAGGAGGTTGCAGTAAATCGAGTTGGGGTCTAGCGGAGGGCATTCCGCCACCAACTGGTGGAGCCTGAAGCCATCATCCTTGCTAGGTGTACGCAGGGTAATGGCGGTGGTATTCGATCCTTCTGAGGTCATGTTTTGTCGTTTCACGTCAAAATTTAGGCATAAATTATATAGAGCACGAAATATATTTCAAGCAAAAGACCTATTTCGATCAGAGATCGCCCCCCGAAGCCTTGGATTAATTCTCGCCATGTATACGCTTAAAAGGACCAAAAATCATCCACAAAAAGCGCCACAGCCCCTGCGACACGGGCATTTAAGCGCACTTCAACCCACTTACCCTAAACGTAGCCCAGGCACCTAAAACTCGCTAATTTAAAATAACGGGCAGCAAAACCTTTAGGGCTCCAAGTATTGGCGCATTCGCTGAATTCATTCCTTTACATTGGCCTGCTGGTTTAAAGAGGGGGAAGGCATCAGTCGGGAGTAGGGGGTCAAAACGAAAATCGTGGATTTTCTGATAGTTTTGACCCCCTACTCCCGACTGATGCCGCCAGACTTTTGTATTGGCTTCAAGACGGCCTTAACAAAACCTACTTAGGTCTTTTAGGTCCTTTGGTTTGGGGATGCGAAAGTGTCGTTATACTCACCGTGACATACTCAAACGCTGGATGTTACACCGATCTTGCCCTAATCTTTTTGAGTAACAGTTCCACAACAAAGGAACTTTTTTCCGTTCCAAAACACTATTAATAACTCTAATAAGCCAGTTAAGCGCGCCCGGGACGACTATTCATGGATACAGCGGCACCTAAAGACTCCGAATACGCCTTAATACAAGCCCTCAAGCAAGGCGACAACATCGCCTATGAAAAGGCGGTGCGCCAATACTCATCCGGTATGCTCGCCGTTGCCCGTTTCTACCTGGACTCCTCAAGCGCAGAAGAAATTGTTCAGGACTGCTGGGTCACAGTGATCGATGCTATTCATAAATTTGAGGCGCGATCCGGCTTGAAAACCTGGCTGCACCGGATCGTGGCCAACCGCTGCAAAAACAAACTCCGCACGATCAAGCGTGAAGTTAGCACCGACTTCACGGAAACGCTGGATCCAGAGTTAGCCGATAGATTCAATAGCTCACGCCGCTGGGAGCAACCGCCTCTTCTGCGTTTTGATGAATCCGCCGACACCTTGCTTGAAAACGGCGCGTTGAGTGACTGCCTGAACAAACACCTGTCAGCGTTGCCCGAAA is part of the Marinobacter sp. JH2 genome and encodes:
- the ectB gene encoding diaminobutyrate--2-oxoglutarate transaminase, whose product is MEIFKSTESEVRVYSRAFPVVFNRAKNAHLYTEDGKQYLDFLAGAGSLNYGHNNDILKKALLEYIEADGVSQGLDLFTTAKQDFMESYKKNILQPRGLNYKMQFTGPTGTNCVEAAMKLARKVKGRTNIISFTNGFHGVTTGAVAATGNKHHRGGVGMPLGNVDFMFYDGYLGEDVDSLAIMDKVLSDSSSGIETPAAVIVEAVQGEGGLNAARAEWLKGLSELCEKHDILLILDDIQAGNGRTGEFFSFEFAGIKPDIVTVSKSLSGYGLPMALVLFKPELDIWESGEHNGTFRGNNMAFVTARAAIDTYWKDDAFADSVKAKSKLLGEELQAICDRYPGEFKVKGRGLMRGIEAANADVTGPITQLAFEKGLIIETSGPNDEVIKCLMPLTTSEDDLRRGAQLLGESVDEIMQKEISKAS
- the ectA gene encoding diaminobutyrate acetyltransferase — translated: MTSEGSNTTAITLRTPSKDDGFRLHQLVAECPPLDPNSIYCNLLQCSHFAETGVAAEKDGDLVGFISGYIPPQQPETVFVWQVAVHEKGRGQGLAKRMLKEIVGRDACKGVTHMETTITEDNDASWALFRSFARDLGAELTYHEHFEKGTHFGGKHDSEFLLRIGPFTKSV
- a CDS encoding RNA polymerase sigma factor; translation: MDTAAPKDSEYALIQALKQGDNIAYEKAVRQYSSGMLAVARFYLDSSSAEEIVQDCWVTVIDAIHKFEARSGLKTWLHRIVANRCKNKLRTIKREVSTDFTETLDPELADRFNSSRRWEQPPLLRFDESADTLLENGALSDCLNKHLSALPETQRSALMLYEAHQHKSEDVCNILDVSASNLRVLLHRARQKIFLMVETFQESGKC